From Daphnia pulicaria isolate SC F1-1A chromosome 4, SC_F0-13Bv2, whole genome shotgun sequence, one genomic window encodes:
- the LOC124336156 gene encoding uncharacterized protein LOC124336156: MKRVLLLSVWLMLQLSRSFSSEEDFYRQDSDEYFVNAIGFLPYPWNAFYYQPIAPVLDYSSSYEGRTINRQQSIANNAVSAPNENNDQSPEGRFSLGSLGTFNTGIFNNRFLPGSKWRPFGGLSNRISITYNPNMENSFETFDSCTSPSPSGDAGICVPGSVCSLFSGRPSGSCPLGKICCINTVNKCGGAVTLNNTYWHSPTTPISDYSTCALTVRTDYKLAEQMKKPICQIRLDFVSFNTAQPTAGTCTDTFQVGGATTVAPIICGDNTGQHMYLDLPSSALTPSNVQLMFSFGAVTATRSWNIKIAMLPCGASYLAPVDCLQYFTDPTGRVTSFNWQDVAVSATRQLNNQHYNICFRTELVSLKVRQRAAQMCFSVCSVSNGDAFSITTPTSTAAALAAIAVTTATANLAAAQAQLAVTQAGINPLLPTAAQYLAVINANTAVRDSQAALSAAQTTFATATATAASLSGVGISAPVNGVNMATCLYDFLVIAGARDAANDEADRYCGNALNPAANPLPTNVQVCTLIKPFKISYGTDGTEGAVVTGTNILPAPADTHNTGFCLDYQEK, translated from the exons ATGAAAAGAGTTTTACTTCTTTCTGTTTGGCTAATGTTACAACTGAGTCGGTCCTTTAGTAGCGAAGAAGATTTTTACAGACAAGATTCAGACGAGTATTTTGTCAATGCGATCGGATTCTTGCCTTATCCGTGGAACGCATTTTACTATCAGCCTATAGCTCCAGTTCTAG ATTATTCCAGCTCGTACGAAGGTCGAACTATCAACAGGCAGCAGTCCATTGCCAATAATGCTGTGTCAGCACCCAATGAAA ATAACGATCAGTCACCAGAAGGCCGTTTTTCCCTCGGTAGTTTGGGTACGTTCAATACCGGTATTTTCAATAATCGATTTTTACCCGGAAGTAAATGGAGACCCTTCGGCGGCCTCTCTAATCGAATTTCAATTACCTACAACCCTAACATGGAAAATTCTTTCGAAACCTTTGATTCCTGTACGTCACCGAGTCCCAGTGGTGATGCGGGAATCTGTGTACCAGGATCCGTTTGTTCCCTTTTTAGTGGTCGGCCAAGCGGGTCTTGCCCCTTAGGCAAAATTTGTTGCATCA ATACGGTCAACAAATGTGGTGGAGCTGTCACACTCAATAACACGTATTGGCATTCTCCAACCACGCCCATATCTGATTACTCAACTTGCGCACTGACCGTGAGAACAGATTACAAGCTCGCGGAACAAATGAAAAAGCCAATTTGTCAAATTCG TTTGGATTTTGTATCATTCAATACCGCCCAGCCGACAGCTGGAACGTGCACGGACACTTTTCAAGTTGGCGGGGCCACAACAGTGGCACCCATTATTTGTGGCGACAACACTGGACAGCACA tgTACCTCGACCTTCCATCGTCGGCCCTTACTCCTAGCAATGTCCAGCTCATGTTCAGTTTTGGAGCTGTGACAGCCACCCGTTCATGGAACATCAAAATTGCGATGCTCCCCTGTGGCGCCTCCTACCTAG CTCCCGTGGATTGTCTTCAGTATTTCACTGATCCTACTGGAAGAGTCACGTCTTTTAATTGGCAAGACGTCGCTGTTAGCGCCACCCGTCAACTAAACAACCAACATTACAACATCTGCTTCAGAACTGAGCTTGTCTCATTAAAG GTGAGACAGAGAGCGGCCCAGATGTGCTTTTCAGTCTGCTCGGTCTCGAACGGGGACGCATTTTCTATTACTACACCCACCAGCACTGCAGCCGCTCTTGCCGCCATTGCTGTTACTACAGCCACAGCAAATCTCGCAGCTGCCCAAGCTCAGCTAGCTGTTACCCAGGCCGGTATTAATCCACTTTTACCAACGGCAGCCCAGTACCTGGCCGTTATCAATGCAAACACCGCCGTGAGAGACAGTCAAGCCGCCCTTTCAGCCGCCCAAACTACTTTCGCTACAGCGACTGCTACGGCCGCTTCTCTCTCTGGTGTGGGCATAAGTGCCCCGGTGAATGGAGTTAACATGGCCACCTGCCTTTATGATTTTCTTGTCATCGCCGGTGCCAGAGACGCTGCTAATGATGAAGCCGATCGTTACTGTGGGAACGCCCTGAATCCAG